A window from Branchiostoma floridae strain S238N-H82 chromosome 16, Bfl_VNyyK, whole genome shotgun sequence encodes these proteins:
- the LOC118403548 gene encoding dehydrogenase/reductase SDR family member 1-like, which translates to MDRALVGKVAIVTGASRGIGKGIALQLAEAGATVYITGRTLLPNGRGTSLTDCVEEIKKRGGRAIPVQCDHEKDDEVKDLFDRVAREQHGRLDILVNNAYSAAPACIDHIEEPTSFWDEPLETWNQTNSVGIRGVYICAVHAARLMVPARKGLIVNISSEGGLTYGLNPCYCVGKAAMLVRLMLEGKRSANHVAF; encoded by the exons ATGGACCGGGCGCTTGTCGGTAAGGTTGCCATAGTAACAGGGGCGTCCCGAGGGATCGGTAAAGGCATCGCTCTACAACTTGCGGAGGCCGGAGCCACAGTGTACATTACAG GTCGGACGCTGCTGCCCAACGGCCGGGGTACGTCACTCACAGACTGTGTGGAGGAG ATAAAGAAAAGAGGAGGGCGCGCCATTCCCGTCCAGTGTGATCACGAGAAAGACGACGAGGTCAAAGACCTGTTTGACAGGGTGGCGAGGGAACAACATGGGCGCCTGGACATCCTGGTGAACAACGCGTACAGCGCCGCTCCG GCTTGCATAGATCATATCGAGGAGCCGACGAGTTTTTGGGACGAGCCTTTGGAAACTTGGAACCAAACCAACAGCGTAGGAATAAG AGGTGTTTACATCTGCGCTGTACACGCTGCCCGGCTGATGGTACCGGCTCGGAAGGGGCTCATCGTCAACATTTCCTCCGAGGGAGGGCTCACGTATGGTCTGAACCCGTGCTATTGTGTCGGCAAGGCAGCG ATGCTCGTCCGCCTGATGTTGGAGGGAAAGCGATCAGCCAACCACGTTGCCTTTTAA
- the LOC118403547 gene encoding dehydrogenase/reductase SDR family member 1-like: protein MDRALSGKVAIVTGASRGVGKGIALQLAEAGATVYITGRTLLPNGRGTSLTDCVEEIKKRGGRAIPVQCDHEKDDEVKDLFDRVAREQHGRLDILVNNAYSASPDCIDHIKEPKSFWDPEPLETWNHASNLGIRGVYICAVHAARLMVPARKGLIVNISSEGGLTYCFNSWYSIGKAAADRIASDCAVELREHNVAFLSLWPGATRTEIFMEWAENCQPANFLQSAEKERYMLNSESPEFPGKCIVHLGIGKLTCSETIQSFVYLFSCRLILVYINVALSSSVDGWSNRN from the exons ATGGACCGGGCACTAAGCGGTAAGGTTGCCATAGTAACAGGAGCGTCCCGAGGGGTCGGTAAAGGCATCGCCCTACAACTTGCGGAGGCCGGAGCCACAGTCTACATTACAG GTCGGACGCTGCTGCCCAATGGCCGCGGTACTTCACTAACAGACTGTGTGGAGGAG aTAAAGAAAAGAGGAGGGCGCGCCATTCCTGTGCAGTGTGATCACGAGAAAGACGATGAGGTCAAAGACCTGTTTGACAGGGTGGCGAGGGAACAACATGGGCGCCTGGACATCCTCGTGAACAACGCGTACAGCGCATCGCCG GATTGCATAGATCATATCAAGGAGCCGAAGAGTTTTTGGGACCCTGAGCCTTTGGAGACTTGGAACCATGCCAGCAACCTAGGGATAAG AGGTGTTTACATCTGCGCTGTCCACGCTGCCCGGCTGATGGTACCGGCTCGGAAGGGGCTCATCGTCAACATTTCCTCGGAGGGAGGGCTCACGTATTGCTTCAACTCGTGGTACTCTATCGGCAAGGCGGCC GCGGACCGTATAGCATCGGACTGTGCGGTAGAGCTGAGAGAGCATAACGTGGCTTTCCTGTCCCTGTGGCCTGGCGCTACGCGCACAGAAATCTTCATGGAGTGGGCGGAAAACTGTCAGCCTGCAAATTTTCTTCAGTCAGCG GAAAAGGAAAGATATATGTTGAACTCAGAGAGCCCCGAGTTCCCCGGGAAATGTATCGTCCATCTTGGCATAGGTAAGCTCACGTGTTCAGAAACTATACAATCATTCGTGTACTTATTTAGTTGTCGGTTGATTcttgtatatataaatgttgcTCTATCAAGCTCTGTGGATGGCTGGTCaaatagaaattga
- the LOC118403367 gene encoding dehydrogenase/reductase SDR family member 1-like → MGKDHRGMKNNIKSSYQTITNISISLKFKDRYVSNSESTEFSGRGIVSLAADPDIMKKTGRIFTTGDLADEYGFKDIDGRSPPDYVRRLRDRLSMLGYSMLAAWIPASVKIPGWMLSAYYHIL, encoded by the exons ATGGGGAAGGATCATAGGGGAATGAAAAATAACATAAAGAGCTCATATCAGACAATTACTAACATATCTATCTCCTTGAAGTTTAAGGACAGATATGTGTCGAACTCAGAGAGTACAGAGTTCTCAGGGAGAGGCATCGTTTCTCTGGCCGCAG ACCCCGACATCATGAAGAAGACGGGAAGAATTTTCACCACTGGAGACCTTGCAGATGAGTACGGCTTTAAAGACATTGATG GCCGGTCTCCCCCAGACTATGTCCGCCGGCTAAGAGACAGACTGTCGATGCTAGGCTACTCCATGCTGGCTGCCTGGATACCAGCTTCTGTCAAGATCCCCGGCTGGATGCTTTCTGCATACTACCACATACTGTAA